A single Desulfobaculum xiamenense DNA region contains:
- a CDS encoding TVP38/TMEM64 family protein translates to MDRKQARAYFKGFVMLAVLVAAGALLNAMDLGGTMDERWIDTHIRGHGAAGLGMFTLAAALFTAVGLPRQVVSFLGGYAFGFVTGTALGTLGTAIGCAMAFFYARLFGRSFVARRFGHRIRKVDEFLRGNTFSTTLVIRFMPVGSNLLTNLLAGVSGVRATPYLAGSALGFIPQTLIFALLGSGFNVDPALRITLSVVLFVASTWIGFRLYRSRRGASVMNNDE, encoded by the coding sequence TTGGATCGCAAACAGGCCCGCGCCTATTTCAAAGGATTCGTCATGCTGGCCGTGCTCGTCGCGGCTGGCGCGCTGCTCAACGCCATGGACCTCGGCGGAACCATGGACGAGCGCTGGATCGACACGCACATTCGCGGACACGGCGCGGCGGGGCTTGGCATGTTCACCCTCGCGGCGGCGCTGTTCACCGCAGTGGGCCTGCCGCGACAGGTGGTGAGCTTCCTCGGCGGCTACGCCTTCGGATTCGTAACCGGAACGGCCCTCGGCACGCTCGGCACCGCCATCGGCTGCGCCATGGCCTTCTTCTACGCACGGCTGTTCGGGCGCTCCTTCGTGGCGCGCCGCTTCGGCCATCGCATCCGCAAGGTGGACGAATTCCTGCGCGGAAACACCTTCAGCACCACCCTCGTCATCCGCTTCATGCCCGTGGGCAGCAATCTGCTCACCAACCTGCTGGCCGGTGTGAGCGGCGTACGCGCCACGCCCTACCTCGCGGGTTCCGCGCTGGGCTTCATTCCGCAGACGCTCATCTTCGCCCTGCTCGGTAGCGGCTTCAACGTGGACCCGGCCCTGCGCATCACCTTAAGCGTGGTGCTCTTCGTGGCCTCCACGTGGATCGGCTTCCGGCTGTACCGCTCCCGCCGTGGAGCCAGCGTCATGAACAACGACGAGTGA
- a CDS encoding glycosyltransferase family 2 protein, whose translation MIDIKSVSLVIPVFNEEQNLPILFEEIRKAVEPLSLEWETIFVDDASTDTSLAVMKNLAQNDSHVRYLAFEKNCGQSAAFGAGFAAATGEVIITMDADLQNDPADIAKLVETITANDADMVIGWRATRRDTLVKRVSSIIANGVRNRLTRETVRDTGCSLKLMRTDMARRLPMFTGMHRFLPTLMKMQGAKVVEIPVNHRPRRHGESKYGTWDRLVASSYDLFAVCWMQKRFANYRIKEHN comes from the coding sequence ATGATCGATATCAAAAGCGTATCACTGGTCATCCCCGTTTTCAACGAGGAACAGAACCTGCCCATACTGTTTGAGGAAATCAGAAAGGCCGTCGAGCCTCTGAGCCTGGAGTGGGAAACCATCTTCGTCGATGACGCGAGCACCGACACGTCCCTCGCCGTCATGAAAAACCTCGCCCAAAACGATTCCCACGTCCGCTATCTCGCGTTCGAGAAGAACTGCGGCCAGTCCGCAGCCTTCGGAGCCGGGTTCGCCGCCGCCACCGGCGAGGTCATCATCACCATGGATGCAGACCTCCAGAACGACCCGGCGGACATCGCCAAGCTCGTGGAGACCATCACGGCCAACGACGCGGACATGGTCATCGGTTGGCGCGCCACCCGGCGCGACACGCTGGTCAAGCGCGTCAGCTCCATCATCGCCAACGGCGTGCGCAACCGCCTGACCCGCGAGACCGTGCGCGACACGGGCTGCTCGCTCAAGCTCATGCGCACGGACATGGCCCGCAGGCTGCCCATGTTCACCGGCATGCACCGCTTCCTGCCCACCCTCATGAAGATGCAGGGCGCGAAGGTCGTGGAGATTCCCGTGAACCACCGCCCGCGCCGCCACGGCGAAAGCAAGTACGGCACGTGGGACCGGCTGGTGGCCTCGTCCTACGACCTCTTCGCCGTGTGCTGGATGCAGAAGCGCTTCGCCAATTACCGCATCAAGGAACACAACTAG
- a CDS encoding class I SAM-dependent methyltransferase, translating into MQIEVLFSQWDQYELLDSGEGRKLERFGEVILVRGEPRAWWKPSLPEREWNRAVAIHDERNWTFKPGAPREWLLPCNGNTLLARFTETSKHVGVFPEQWPHWMRLAKHGEPVRDRKPRLLNLFGYTGAATLAAVRAGFETTHVDASKPAIAWGRRNQELSGLKDENIRFLLDDAIKFVKREVRRGNRYEAVLLDPPAFGRGPNKELWKVDAQVADLLADCGQLLSDDARLVILTMYNTNASALMLRNLLIDAMPHAGGSIEIGELALAHSSGDKVLPRSLWGVWQA; encoded by the coding sequence GTGCAGATAGAGGTGCTTTTCAGCCAGTGGGACCAGTATGAGCTTCTGGATTCCGGCGAGGGTCGCAAGCTCGAACGCTTTGGCGAGGTGATTCTCGTTCGCGGGGAGCCGCGCGCGTGGTGGAAGCCGAGCCTGCCCGAGCGCGAATGGAACCGCGCCGTGGCCATCCATGACGAGCGTAACTGGACCTTCAAGCCCGGTGCTCCGCGTGAGTGGCTGCTGCCTTGCAACGGCAACACGCTGCTGGCTCGCTTCACCGAGACCTCCAAGCATGTCGGCGTGTTTCCCGAGCAGTGGCCCCACTGGATGCGCCTTGCCAAGCACGGCGAACCCGTGCGCGACCGCAAGCCCCGCCTGCTGAACCTCTTCGGCTACACCGGCGCGGCCACGCTGGCCGCCGTGCGTGCGGGATTCGAGACCACCCACGTGGACGCCTCCAAGCCCGCCATCGCGTGGGGCCGCCGCAATCAGGAGCTTTCCGGCCTGAAGGACGAGAACATCCGCTTCCTGCTCGACGACGCTATCAAGTTCGTCAAGCGCGAGGTGCGCCGTGGCAACCGCTACGAGGCGGTGCTCCTCGATCCCCCGGCTTTCGGGCGCGGTCCGAACAAGGAATTGTGGAAGGTGGACGCGCAGGTGGCCGATCTGCTCGCCGACTGCGGACAGCTCTTGTCCGATGATGCGCGGCTCGTCATCCTGACCATGTACAATACCAACGCCTCGGCGCTCATGCTGCGCAATCTGCTGATCGACGCCATGCCCCATGCGGGCGGGAGCATCGAGATCGGCGAGCTGGCGTTGGCTCATTCCAGCGGCGACAAGGTCCTTCCGCGCTCCCTGTGGGGCGTGTGGCAGGCCTAG
- the msrB gene encoding peptide-methionine (R)-S-oxide reductase MsrB → MKPLAYAMALLLALPLTSAWTRDAGTAPDQTTDKAVTAMTTNTTASDGPWTSYEKPDAKALRSLLSPLEFEVTQEEGTERPFHNTYWNEKRDGIYVDVLSGEPLFSSTNKYDSGTGWPSFDRPLEPANIVTREDRKLFSVRTEVRSRHGDNHLGHVFDDGPPTTGLRYCMNSAALRFIPREDMEREGYARYLHIFNR, encoded by the coding sequence ATGAAGCCTCTTGCCTATGCCATGGCGCTTCTGCTCGCCCTGCCGCTCACCAGCGCGTGGACGCGGGACGCGGGCACCGCGCCGGACCAGACAACCGACAAGGCGGTGACGGCCATGACCACGAACACCACGGCCAGCGACGGCCCATGGACCAGCTACGAGAAGCCCGACGCCAAGGCCCTTCGCTCGCTCCTCTCCCCCCTCGAATTCGAAGTGACACAGGAGGAAGGAACGGAACGCCCCTTCCACAACACCTACTGGAACGAAAAGCGCGACGGCATCTACGTGGACGTCCTTTCCGGCGAACCGCTGTTCAGCTCCACGAACAAGTACGACTCCGGCACGGGCTGGCCGAGCTTCGACCGCCCGCTGGAGCCTGCGAACATCGTCACGCGTGAGGACCGCAAGCTGTTCTCCGTGCGCACCGAAGTCCGAAGCCGCCACGGCGACAACCACCTCGGCCACGTCTTCGACGACGGACCGCCCACCACCGGCCTGCGCTACTGCATGAACTCCGCCGCCCTGCGCTTCATCCCGCGCGAGGACATGGAGCGCGAAGGCTACGCCCGCTACCTGCACATCTTCAATCGCTAA
- a CDS encoding SIMPL domain-containing protein has product MNHSRSAALILGATIAIGLAMAGYFLSDGLVRLKAAERYVTVKGLAECEVQADLAIWPIVFTASANSLPKLQEELDAADATVTAFLAKRGFTAEEIGRSVPQITDYQAQGYVSDRPPLARYSARATLTVHTPKVAEVKKAMAESGQLVTAGVALAQDYGSQPEFSFTGLNAIKPKMIADATQNARDAASQFAKDSQSKVGSIRRATQGLFTITNRDANTPEIKNVRVVTTVDYFLED; this is encoded by the coding sequence ATGAACCACTCCCGCAGCGCCGCGCTCATCCTCGGCGCGACCATCGCCATCGGCCTCGCCATGGCCGGATATTTCCTCTCGGACGGACTGGTGCGCCTCAAGGCCGCCGAGCGCTACGTCACGGTCAAGGGCCTCGCCGAATGCGAAGTGCAGGCGGACCTCGCCATCTGGCCCATCGTGTTCACCGCTAGCGCCAATTCCCTGCCCAAGTTGCAGGAAGAGCTGGACGCCGCCGACGCCACCGTCACCGCCTTCCTCGCCAAGCGCGGCTTCACCGCCGAGGAAATCGGCCGCAGCGTCCCGCAGATCACCGACTATCAGGCACAGGGCTACGTGTCCGACAGGCCGCCGCTGGCCCGCTATTCGGCCCGCGCCACGCTCACCGTGCACACCCCCAAGGTGGCCGAGGTCAAGAAGGCCATGGCCGAATCCGGCCAGCTCGTCACCGCTGGCGTCGCGCTGGCGCAGGACTACGGCAGCCAGCCGGAATTCAGCTTCACCGGACTCAACGCCATAAAGCCCAAGATGATCGCCGACGCCACTCAGAACGCCCGCGACGCCGCCAGCCAGTTCGCCAAGGACTCGCAAAGCAAGGTCGGCTCCATCCGCCGCGCCACGCAGGGCCTGTTCACCATCACCAACCGCGACGCCAACACTCCGGAAATCAAGAACGTCCGCGTGGTCACCACCGTGGACTACTTCCTCGAAGACTAG
- a CDS encoding glycosyltransferase, with translation MFDHAFTLSVVVPCYNEEKTLAHCMERLLAIRDDMLSLEILIVDDRSTDASLTVARELAAKEPAIRVLAHERNMGKGAALRTGFANATGDFVAIQDADLEYDPQDLRRLVKPLVDDEADVVFGSRYLKPHARRVLHFWHSLMNKGLTFLSNLFTDLDLTDMETCYKLFRREVIQSIDLREERFGFEPEVTAKVAQMRLRVYEMAVAYHGRTTLEGKKINWKDGLRALYCILRYSAHKAPVPIQFLVYLFIGGACALANLVVFWLLSSAGAGLTASVVGAFVVAAAANYLLCITLLFRHGVRWGAAGELAVYAGVVAAVGLFDLTIMQTLVAAGASPTCSKITADLMGLALNFAGRRYIVFPEPPAGPWRV, from the coding sequence ATGTTCGACCACGCCTTCACCCTGTCCGTCGTCGTCCCCTGCTACAACGAGGAAAAGACCCTCGCCCATTGCATGGAGCGCCTGCTGGCCATCCGCGACGACATGCTCTCCCTCGAAATTCTCATCGTGGACGACCGCTCCACGGACGCCAGCCTCACCGTGGCGCGGGAACTGGCCGCCAAGGAGCCGGCCATCCGCGTGCTCGCCCACGAGCGCAACATGGGCAAGGGCGCGGCGCTTCGCACCGGCTTCGCCAACGCCACCGGGGACTTCGTGGCCATTCAGGACGCGGACCTCGAATACGACCCGCAGGACCTGCGACGGCTGGTGAAGCCGCTGGTGGACGACGAAGCAGACGTGGTCTTCGGATCGCGTTACCTGAAGCCCCATGCGCGGCGGGTGCTCCACTTCTGGCACAGCCTCATGAACAAGGGGCTGACCTTCCTCTCCAACCTGTTCACAGACCTCGACCTCACGGACATGGAAACCTGCTACAAACTCTTCCGGCGCGAAGTCATCCAGTCCATCGACCTGCGCGAGGAACGCTTCGGTTTCGAGCCGGAGGTCACGGCCAAGGTGGCACAGATGCGCCTTCGCGTGTACGAGATGGCCGTCGCCTACCACGGCCGCACCACCCTTGAGGGCAAGAAGATCAACTGGAAGGACGGGCTTCGCGCGTTGTACTGCATCCTGCGCTACAGCGCCCACAAGGCCCCGGTGCCCATCCAGTTCCTCGTGTACCTGTTCATCGGCGGAGCCTGCGCGCTGGCGAACCTCGTCGTCTTCTGGCTACTCTCCAGCGCCGGGGCCGGGCTGACCGCCTCGGTGGTCGGGGCTTTCGTCGTCGCCGCAGCGGCCAACTACCTCTTGTGCATCACCCTGCTCTTCCGCCACGGCGTACGCTGGGGCGCGGCAGGAGAGTTGGCGGTCTATGCGGGCGTCGTCGCAGCGGTGGGCCTGTTCGACCTCACGATCATGCAGACGCTCGTTGCCGCCGGTGCGTCGCCAACCTGCTCCAAGATCACGGCGGACCTCATGGGCCTCGCCCTCAACTTCGCCGGACGCCGCTACATCGTCTTTCCCGAGCCGCCAGCCGGACCGTGGCGGGTGTGA